One window from the genome of bacterium encodes:
- the proB gene encoding glutamate 5-kinase, which produces MNKSIKRIVVKVGTSSLVSDNGSLNVEKMSALVSQLAEVKKQGRGVILVSSGAIRAGMERIGMTVRPKNIPVQQATAAIGQSALMQTYNELLSTYGIVPGQILLTRDDFDHRTRYLNARNTLRTLLKLGCMPVVNENDTVATEEIKFGENDTLAALVAACVDADLLINLSDVDGLFDGDPRSNHTCKLIEEVKQITPEIEDIACGTNGDCGSGGMHTKIEAAKIATSSGVKMVIANASRPNVIVDIVAGMSIGTQFLRGETLNHRKRWIAFGNRVKGSIAVNEGARKMLVERGKSLLSAGITGCNGCFDVGDLVLVIDENSSRIARGLTNYSSHDILLIMGKRSSEIGKILGHKDFDEVIHRDNLVLGI; this is translated from the coding sequence ATGAATAAGTCGATAAAGCGAATAGTGGTGAAGGTCGGGACCAGCAGCTTGGTGAGCGATAACGGCTCCCTTAATGTCGAGAAAATGTCTGCACTGGTCAGCCAACTGGCTGAGGTGAAAAAGCAGGGTAGGGGAGTAATACTGGTCAGTTCAGGCGCAATTCGCGCAGGCATGGAGCGCATAGGAATGACTGTCCGGCCAAAGAACATACCCGTCCAACAGGCGACAGCAGCCATAGGCCAGAGCGCGCTTATGCAGACATATAACGAACTGCTTTCGACATACGGGATCGTGCCCGGTCAGATACTGCTTACTCGCGATGATTTCGATCACCGCACACGTTATCTGAATGCACGCAACACACTTCGCACGCTGCTCAAACTCGGCTGTATGCCTGTTGTCAATGAGAATGACACAGTGGCCACCGAAGAGATCAAATTCGGTGAGAACGATACACTTGCCGCTTTGGTTGCCGCATGTGTGGATGCCGATCTGCTGATCAATCTCTCAGACGTTGATGGTCTGTTTGACGGCGACCCCAGGTCGAATCACACCTGCAAACTCATCGAAGAGGTCAAACAGATCACGCCCGAGATTGAAGATATTGCCTGTGGAACCAATGGAGACTGCGGCAGCGGCGGCATGCACACCAAGATCGAGGCTGCAAAGATCGCCACCAGTTCCGGCGTGAAGATGGTGATTGCAAATGCATCCCGGCCAAATGTTATTGTTGATATCGTTGCCGGTATGTCTATAGGTACGCAGTTTTTAAGAGGCGAGACACTAAATCACCGAAAGCGCTGGATCGCCTTCGGCAACCGCGTCAAAGGCAGCATTGCTGTAAACGAAGGCGCGCGGAAAATGCTTGTCGAACGCGGCAAGAGCCTGCTTTCGGCGGGCATTACAGGCTGCAACGGCTGTTTTGACGTCGGCGATCTGGTATTAGTGATCGATGAAAACTCCAGTCGTATAGCGCGTGGGCTTACAAACTACAGTTCACATGACATTCTCCTCATAATGGGCAAGCGAAGCAGTGAAATTGGTAAAATTTTGGGACACAAAGATTTTGATGAGGTAATTCATCGAGATAATCTTGTGCTCGGTATCTAG